GCGGCTGTCGCTCACGGGCGTGGCGGTGGGGCTCGTCCTGTCGCTGGGCCTGTCGCGGCTGCTGGGGTCGCTGTTGTACGGCGTGTCGGCGGACGACCCGTGGACCTTCGGCGGCGTGGCGCTGCTCCTGACGGGGGTGGCGCTGGGGGCGTCCTGGCTGCCTGCCCGCCGGGCGACGCGCGTGGACCCCATCATCGCGCTCCGGGCCGACTGACTCGCTTTCTGGCACATTCCTCCACCGTGGTGTCCCCCGTGTTCGATCCCGTTACCGCCCCGCCCCGCCCCGCCCGCATCCTCGTGGCCGACGACCAGCCGGACGTGCTGGAGGCGCTGCGGCTGCTCCTCAAGCGCGACGGCTACACCGTGGTGAGCGCCCAGTCCCCCGCGGGCGTGAAGGCCACGCTGGACGCCGAGGACGTGGAGCTGGTGTTGATGGACCTCAACTACGCGCGCGACACCACGTCCGGGCGCGAGGGCCTGGACCTGCTGGGGGAGCTGCGGGCGCGGGACGCGCTGTTGCCCGTGGTGGTGATGACGGCGTGGGGCAGCGTGGAGGGCGCGGTGGAGGCGATGCGCGCCGGGGCGCGCGACTACGTGCAGAAGCCGTGGGACAACACGCGCCTGCTGGCGACGCTGCGCACGCAACTGGAGCTGTCCCGTTCGTTGCGGCGCACCCGGCGGTTGGAGGAGGAGAACCAACACCTGCGACGCGAGCAGGGCGTGCGCTCTCCGCTGGTGGGCGAGTCGCGGGCGATGCAGCCGGTGCGCAGGCTCATCGAACGGGTGGCGCCGTCGGCCGCGCCGGTGCTCGTCACCGGGGAGCACGGTACGGGCAAGGAGGTGGTGGCGCGGATGCTCCACGCGGCGAGTCCCCGCGCGGACCGGGCCTTCGTCGCGGTGAACTCCGGGGGCCTGTCCGAGGGGGTCTTCGAGAGCGAGCTCTTCGGCCATGTGAAGGGGGCCTTCACGGACGCGAAGGCGGACCGCATCGGCTGCTTCGAGCTGGCGGACGGAGGCACGCTCTTCCTGGATGAGATTGGCAACATGCCGCTCACGCAGCAGGCGAAGCTGCTGCGGGTCCTCCAGACGGGGGAGCTGCACCCGGTGGGGTCGTCGCGCACGCGGCGCGTGGACGTGCGCGTGGTGAGCGCCACCAACGTGGACCTGGGCCGGGCGGTGATGGAGGGGCGGTTCCGCGAGGACCTGCTCTACCGGCTCAACACGGTGGAGGTGCAGCTGCCGCCGCTGAGGGCGCGGCGCGAGGACATCCCGCTGCTGGCCGCGCACTTCCTGGCGGCGCAGGGGCAGCGCTATGGCCGCTCCGGCATCCAGCTGGCGCCGGACGCGCTGGAGGCGCTGCTCGCGTATGCGTGGCCGGGCAACGTGCGCGAGCTGGAGCACGCGGTGGAGCGCGCGCTGCTGATGGCGGCGGGGGACCGGGTGGAGGTGGAGGACCTGCTGCTCAAGCGCTCGGGGCCCGCGGGGGTGGGGGCCGTGCGTCTGGAGGAGATGACGCTGGAGGAGGTGGAGCGCTACCTCATCGAGCGGTCGCTGGGCCGGCATGACGGCAACGTGAGCGAGGCGGCGAAGGCGCTGGGGTTGTCGCGCAGCGCGCTCTACCGGCGCCTCCAGTACTACGGAATCAAGGGCGCGCGGTGAAGCGCGGGTCACCAACGCCGCAGGGCCCAGGCGTCACGGAGACCGAGGTGGATCCCCGGCCATCAGCGCCGCAAGGCCCTGGCGTCACGGAGACCGAGGTGGATTCCCGGCCATCAGCGCCGCAAGGCCCTGGCGTCACGGAGACCGAGGTGGATCCCCGGCCATCAGCGCCGCAAGCCCCAGGCATCACAGCGCCCGATGTGGATCCCCACCCGCCCGCGCCGCAAGCTCCAGGCCTCACGGAGGTTGCGGTGGATCCCCGGCCATCAGCGCTGCAAGGCCCAGGCGTCAAGGAGTCCGCGGGGGCGCGCGGAGCCGGAACACCGACCGCCCCCGATGGCACGGACCGCCCAATGACGTGGAGGCTCCACGTCCCTCATGACCTACGGGTCACGGGTCTCGCGATCCTCGCGGGACTGCCCGCGGTCATCGTCGCGCTCTCGGTGCTGTGGACGGGGGACTTCGCCGCGAAGGTGCGCTGGACCCTGTCCGTGCTCGTGCTGGGCGTGCACGCGGGCGCCTGTCTGGCGATTCGCGAGCGCGTGGTGCGGCCGCTGCACACCGTCGCGGGCCTGCTGGCCGCGCTGCGCGAAGGTGACTACTCCGTGCGCGGCAAGGGCGAGCGCGCGGGCGACGCGCTGGGCGAGGTCCTCCTGGAGGTCAA
This Corallococcus silvisoli DNA region includes the following protein-coding sequences:
- a CDS encoding sigma-54-dependent transcriptional regulator; its protein translation is MVSPVFDPVTAPPRPARILVADDQPDVLEALRLLLKRDGYTVVSAQSPAGVKATLDAEDVELVLMDLNYARDTTSGREGLDLLGELRARDALLPVVVMTAWGSVEGAVEAMRAGARDYVQKPWDNTRLLATLRTQLELSRSLRRTRRLEEENQHLRREQGVRSPLVGESRAMQPVRRLIERVAPSAAPVLVTGEHGTGKEVVARMLHAASPRADRAFVAVNSGGLSEGVFESELFGHVKGAFTDAKADRIGCFELADGGTLFLDEIGNMPLTQQAKLLRVLQTGELHPVGSSRTRRVDVRVVSATNVDLGRAVMEGRFREDLLYRLNTVEVQLPPLRARREDIPLLAAHFLAAQGQRYGRSGIQLAPDALEALLAYAWPGNVRELEHAVERALLMAAGDRVEVEDLLLKRSGPAGVGAVRLEEMTLEEVERYLIERSLGRHDGNVSEAAKALGLSRSALYRRLQYYGIKGAR